From a single Planctellipticum variicoloris genomic region:
- a CDS encoding CinA family protein — protein MSTELPSDEALLVVARELALVLERKNLQLVLAESCTAGLAAAHLARIPGVSRFFCGSAVVYQEATKTAWLGVPASHFESDGPGVVSGETAAAMAEGVLERTPQADFAVAITGHLGPGAPVDLDGLAFHGWATRDSQGHVRHRLPKFPADLVAGASERELRQRLAAWQLLRTAIAVAAETRGVGAPPEV, from the coding sequence ATGTCAACCGAGCTTCCCTCAGATGAAGCGCTGCTGGTTGTCGCCCGCGAACTGGCCCTGGTCCTCGAGCGTAAGAACCTGCAACTCGTCCTCGCCGAAAGCTGCACCGCCGGTCTGGCCGCCGCCCACCTCGCCCGCATCCCAGGCGTTTCACGCTTTTTCTGCGGATCCGCCGTCGTCTACCAGGAAGCGACGAAAACCGCCTGGCTCGGCGTCCCGGCCAGCCACTTTGAGTCGGATGGACCGGGAGTCGTCAGCGGCGAAACGGCAGCGGCCATGGCGGAGGGTGTTCTGGAACGGACGCCGCAGGCGGATTTCGCCGTGGCGATCACCGGCCATCTCGGACCCGGTGCCCCGGTCGATCTCGACGGGCTGGCGTTTCACGGCTGGGCCACTCGCGATTCACAGGGTCACGTTCGTCATCGGCTCCCGAAATTCCCCGCTGACCTCGTCGCGGGGGCGTCGGAGCGGGAGCTCCGCCAGCGACTGGCCGCCTGGCAGCTCTTGAGGACCGCAATCGCCGTCGCTGCAGAAACTCGTGGTGTCGGAGCGCCGCCGGAGGTATAG
- a CDS encoding sugar transferase, with translation MSASVLVDDADVRSDDLSDIFDHYVADENLPSPEWLTRLKLERPRRNVRCLSLSTRIGKRVLDIVGALVLLTILAVPMVVTAIAVRLTSRGPIIFRQTRVGLNQRSRRRDRRNRIFQPLADGEERRQSERDRRQTYGFGLPFTIYKFRTMRIDAEKDGARFAVANDPRVTPIGGFLRKTRLDEVPQLWNVLRGEMSLVGPRPERPEFIEKLSVEVPNYLHRLGLKPGLTGLAQVINGYDNDIDGFRRKVSLDLLYLQNCCVWNDVKVLLRTVRVVLTGSGAL, from the coding sequence ATGAGCGCTTCAGTCCTGGTCGACGACGCCGACGTCCGGTCTGACGATCTGTCGGACATTTTCGATCATTACGTCGCCGATGAGAATCTGCCGTCGCCGGAATGGCTGACGCGGCTCAAGCTCGAACGGCCGCGGCGCAACGTCCGTTGCCTGAGTCTGTCCACGCGGATCGGCAAGCGCGTGCTCGACATCGTCGGAGCCCTGGTGCTGCTGACGATCCTTGCCGTTCCGATGGTCGTCACAGCGATCGCCGTCCGGCTGACGTCCCGCGGTCCGATCATCTTCCGGCAGACGCGAGTCGGACTGAATCAGCGCAGTCGGCGGCGCGATCGGCGAAACCGGATCTTCCAGCCGCTCGCGGACGGGGAGGAACGGCGGCAATCGGAGAGAGATCGTCGTCAGACGTACGGATTCGGTCTGCCATTCACGATCTACAAGTTCCGAACCATGCGGATCGACGCCGAGAAGGATGGCGCCCGCTTCGCCGTGGCCAACGATCCGCGCGTGACGCCGATCGGGGGCTTCCTCCGCAAGACCCGGCTCGACGAAGTTCCGCAGTTGTGGAATGTCCTGCGGGGCGAGATGTCGCTCGTCGGTCCCCGTCCCGAACGCCCGGAATTCATCGAGAAGCTGTCGGTCGAAGTTCCCAACTACCTGCATCGCCTGGGACTGAAGCCGGGACTGACCGGTCTGGCTCAAGTCATCAACGGCTACGACAACGACATCGACGGCTTCCGTCGGAAGGTGAGCCTGGATCTGCTGTACCTGCAGAACTGCTGCGTCTGGAACGACGTCAAGGTGCTGCTGCGCACCGTGCGTGTCGTGCTGACAGGCAGCGGGGCTCTGTAA
- a CDS encoding transposase — protein MTHLPTSEVAVWEDEIDIPLNPKLGQDWMLRGPQKPVFTSGKSEKRSLAGAQDARTKDLIVIEGRRKDTASFVLLPWELTQRYPRAKKIHVDLDSSAIHTTRPVR, from the coding sequence GTGACGCATCTGCCGACGAGCGAAGTGGCGGTCTGGGAGGACGAAATCGACATTCCGCTGAACCCGAAACTCGGGCAGGACTGGATGCTGCGCGGCCCGCAGAAGCCGGTGTTCACGTCGGGGAAGAGCGAGAAGAGATCCCTGGCGGGGGCTCAGGACGCGCGGACGAAGGACCTGATCGTCATTGAAGGCCGCCGGAAAGACACGGCGTCGTTCGTGCTGCTGCCGTGGGAGCTGACGCAGCGTTATCCGCGGGCGAAGAAGATTCATGTCGACCTTGACAGCTCCGCGATTCACACGACCAGACCGGTGCGGTAG
- a CDS encoding helix-turn-helix domain-containing protein: MATGTTFSLKGKDRDSYLELVMAFPLASIQSEVHLAEAQQVMDRLLARGKLDHGEETYLDALSDLVATYEDAHHAISPASDADMLRHLLDARGITQAELSRETGLAKSSLSEVLAGKKAFSRLMIRKLADFFGVDVSLLAANL, encoded by the coding sequence ATGGCGACCGGTACGACGTTCAGCCTGAAGGGCAAGGACCGGGATTCGTATCTCGAACTCGTGATGGCGTTTCCGCTGGCCTCGATCCAGTCCGAGGTGCATCTGGCGGAGGCCCAGCAGGTCATGGACCGCCTGCTCGCCCGGGGGAAGCTCGATCACGGCGAGGAGACCTACCTCGACGCGCTGAGCGATCTGGTGGCGACCTACGAGGACGCCCACCATGCCATCAGCCCGGCCTCGGACGCCGACATGTTGCGGCACCTGCTCGATGCCCGGGGGATCACACAGGCGGAGCTCAGCCGGGAGACGGGGCTGGCGAAGTCGTCGCTGTCGGAGGTTCTGGCGGGGAAGAAGGCGTTCAGTCGTTTGATGATCCGGAAGCTGGCTGACTTTTTCGGGGTGGATGTGAGCCTGCTGGCGGCGAATCTGTGA
- a CDS encoding Tm-1-like ATP-binding domain-containing protein — protein MAVYLLATLDTKGVELDFVRSELRRCGLASVVVDAGCLGEPAITPDVSREQVFAAAGTTLAAVRERNDRGEAVTLAAAGAANLVAAAYARGEVHGVLGIGGSAGATIGTAAMRALPLGVPKVMVSTLASGQTRPYVGGKDIFMLNAVVDIAGLNRISRTVLSAAARAMAGLLHFPKPVLPAGDRPLVAATMFGVTTPCVDRARQRLEEAGYEVLVFHATGNGGEALEGLIADGLIAGVLDITTTELADELVGGVLSAGPTRLTAAGKRGVPQVISVGALDMVNFGPRATVPDKFRDRLFYQHNPTVTLMRTTPDENRLLGEEIGRKAAAATGPTAILLPLKGVSAIDAAGKPFDDPAAREALFAGIRATHGAVPVVELERHINDAEFADAAVERLVGMMEARGVSTVG, from the coding sequence ATGGCGGTTTATCTGCTGGCGACGCTCGATACCAAAGGGGTCGAGCTCGATTTCGTCCGGAGCGAGTTGCGGCGGTGCGGGTTGGCATCCGTGGTGGTCGATGCCGGCTGCCTCGGCGAACCCGCAATCACGCCCGATGTTTCGCGCGAGCAGGTGTTTGCCGCAGCGGGGACGACGCTGGCGGCCGTCCGGGAGCGGAACGACCGGGGCGAAGCGGTGACGCTGGCGGCGGCGGGAGCGGCGAATCTCGTCGCAGCGGCATATGCCCGCGGCGAGGTCCACGGCGTGCTGGGGATCGGGGGCTCGGCGGGGGCGACGATCGGGACCGCGGCGATGCGGGCGCTGCCGCTCGGCGTGCCGAAGGTGATGGTCAGCACGCTGGCCTCGGGCCAGACGCGGCCGTATGTCGGCGGCAAAGACATTTTCATGCTCAATGCGGTGGTCGACATCGCCGGGCTGAACCGGATCAGCCGGACGGTGCTGAGCGCGGCCGCCCGCGCGATGGCGGGACTGCTCCACTTTCCCAAGCCCGTGCTGCCGGCGGGGGACCGGCCGCTCGTCGCGGCGACGATGTTCGGCGTAACGACGCCGTGCGTCGACCGGGCCCGGCAGCGGCTGGAGGAGGCCGGCTATGAAGTGCTGGTGTTCCACGCGACGGGGAACGGCGGCGAGGCGCTGGAAGGGTTGATTGCCGACGGGCTGATCGCCGGGGTACTGGACATCACGACGACCGAGCTGGCGGACGAACTGGTGGGGGGCGTCCTCTCCGCCGGTCCAACCCGGCTGACGGCGGCGGGGAAGCGGGGGGTGCCGCAGGTGATTTCGGTGGGGGCGCTGGACATGGTGAACTTCGGCCCGCGGGCGACAGTGCCGGACAAGTTCCGCGACCGGCTGTTCTATCAGCACAACCCGACAGTGACGCTGATGCGGACGACGCCTGATGAGAACCGGCTGCTCGGCGAAGAGATCGGCCGGAAGGCCGCGGCGGCGACGGGCCCGACGGCGATTCTGCTGCCGCTCAAGGGAGTCTCAGCCATCGACGCGGCGGGGAAGCCGTTCGACGACCCGGCGGCGCGAGAGGCATTGTTTGCGGGGATCCGGGCGACGCACGGGGCGGTGCCGGTGGTGGAGCTGGAGCGGCATATCAATGATGCGGAGTTTGCGGATGCGGCTGTGGAGCGGTTGGTGGGGATGATGGAGGCGAGAGGGGTATCGACGGTTGGTTAA
- a CDS encoding serine/threonine-protein kinase, whose protein sequence is MPAVDRDEILFEILEQLLEEARAGRPVDLEAAARQHPELADELRSLWATMLVAEDLGSTVARADEPWPVRLELSADLPRDPDFGDYELLEELGRGGMGVVYRARQQTLNRVVALKMILRGDLASPDDVARFRAEAEAAARLQHPHIVPVYEVGEHRGRPYFSMQLVEGVTLAQRLAEGPLPAQQSAEILLPVCRAIAEAHRHGVLHRDLKPSNILIDRSGRSFVTDFGLAKRIDTAGGGESLTNSGAILGTPGYMAPEQAAGQRGVVGPVSDVYSLGAILYAMLTGRPPFQAATPVDTLLLVLEQEPLPPRMLNPRADADLEMIALKCLQKPADLRYVSADALADDLRAFLQNEPIAARSSQFSQIITRAFRETHHASILENWGLLWMWHSAVVFALCLITNTMQWSDIASRWPYVALWSLGVGTWAAIFWELRRRSGPITFVERQIAHIWAGSTIASTLLFGLEWALDLPVLTLSAVLPLIAGQTFLVKAGILSGKFYIQSAALFATSFVMALLHAHPTYDISITLFGFVLGLCFFLPGLKYYRQRRLGRSV, encoded by the coding sequence GTGCCTGCCGTTGACCGCGACGAGATCCTCTTCGAAATCCTGGAGCAACTCCTGGAGGAGGCTCGCGCCGGGCGGCCCGTCGACCTCGAAGCCGCCGCCCGCCAGCATCCGGAACTGGCGGACGAGCTTCGTTCCCTCTGGGCGACGATGCTCGTCGCCGAGGACCTCGGCAGCACCGTCGCCCGGGCCGACGAGCCCTGGCCGGTCCGGCTGGAGCTGAGCGCCGATCTTCCGCGCGATCCCGACTTTGGCGACTACGAACTCCTCGAAGAGCTCGGTCGCGGGGGCATGGGGGTCGTCTATCGCGCCCGGCAGCAGACGCTCAATCGCGTCGTCGCCCTGAAGATGATTCTCCGCGGCGATCTTGCCTCACCGGACGACGTTGCCCGCTTCCGCGCCGAGGCCGAAGCCGCCGCCCGCCTGCAGCACCCGCACATCGTCCCCGTCTACGAAGTCGGCGAGCACCGGGGCCGGCCTTACTTCAGCATGCAGCTCGTCGAAGGAGTCACGCTGGCGCAGCGCCTGGCCGAAGGCCCGCTCCCCGCGCAACAGTCTGCGGAAATCCTCCTGCCGGTCTGCCGGGCCATTGCCGAGGCCCACCGGCACGGCGTCCTGCATCGAGATCTGAAGCCGTCGAATATCCTCATCGATCGCAGCGGGCGCAGCTTCGTGACGGATTTTGGCCTGGCGAAACGGATCGACACTGCCGGCGGCGGCGAGAGCCTGACGAACAGCGGAGCGATCCTCGGCACGCCGGGCTACATGGCCCCCGAGCAGGCCGCCGGGCAGCGGGGAGTCGTCGGTCCGGTCTCCGACGTCTACAGTCTGGGCGCCATTCTGTACGCGATGCTGACGGGACGTCCGCCGTTCCAGGCCGCGACTCCGGTCGACACGCTTCTGCTCGTGCTGGAGCAGGAGCCGCTCCCCCCGCGGATGCTCAACCCCCGCGCCGACGCCGACCTGGAAATGATCGCGCTCAAGTGCCTGCAGAAGCCGGCCGACCTCCGCTACGTCTCGGCGGACGCCCTGGCCGACGATCTGCGGGCCTTCTTACAGAACGAACCGATCGCCGCCCGATCGTCGCAGTTCTCGCAGATCATCACCCGCGCGTTCCGCGAAACGCATCATGCCTCGATCCTCGAAAATTGGGGCCTGCTCTGGATGTGGCACAGCGCGGTCGTCTTCGCCCTCTGCCTGATCACCAACACCATGCAGTGGAGCGATATCGCCTCCCGCTGGCCCTATGTGGCGTTGTGGTCCCTCGGCGTCGGAACCTGGGCCGCGATCTTCTGGGAGCTCCGACGACGCTCAGGACCGATCACGTTCGTTGAGCGCCAGATCGCCCATATCTGGGCCGGCAGCACGATCGCCAGCACGCTGCTGTTCGGGCTGGAATGGGCCCTCGATCTCCCCGTGCTGACCCTCTCGGCCGTCCTGCCGCTGATCGCCGGTCAGACCTTTCTGGTGAAGGCCGGCATCCTGTCGGGCAAGTTTTACATCCAGTCGGCCGCCCTGTTTGCGACATCGTTCGTCATGGCGCTGCTGCACGCGCATCCCACGTATGACATCAGCATCACGCTGTTCGGCTTCGTGCTGGGTCTGTGCTTCTTTCTCCCCGGACTGAAATACTACCGGCAGCGCCGGCTCGGCCGGTCCGTCTAA